AGAAGGAACGCGGCAGCGCGGTGAATGAGGTCATCATTTACTCCGCCTGCACGGGATGGGGAATTTGGACGTGCGAGACGAACATGCCGACCACGAGAAAAAGTATGAGGCCAAAATAAAGGATGGCCATGATCCAGCGTTGCTCGGGCAGAACTTCGTAGTAACGCAGTTCGACGGCGGATTTTTTGCGAAACAGCGAGTATAATCGCGGCAACGAGAACACAAAGATCAGTAGCAAGATCAAATTAAAATGAATCAGCATCATCGCACCGATGACGACGACGCCGACGAGCCACAACCACGGCGAGAGAGCGGTCACGATTCTGCCACCATCCAAAAATCCAATGGGCGCGAGGTTGAACAGGTTCAGGAAAAAACCAGTGAAGGCGAGCGCGCTGAAGATGCCGTTGCCGGTAAAGGCATACAGGACATAACACGCGACGGCGCCCAGCGCGCCGAGCAACGGGCCGCCGATGCCGACCTGCGCCTCAATCCAGGCATTGCGCGGCGCTTGTTTGAGCGCAATCAGCGCGCCGAGGAACGGAATGAAAACCGGCGCGCCTACTTTCAAACCGAGTCGTTTGGCCGCGATCAAGTGTCCGCATTCATGTACGAATATCAGCATCACGAATCCAAACGCGTACCACCATCCCCAGATTCGCGCATAGAGCCAGCAGGAGATGAACATCGTGCCGCCGGTTTTCAGATAGGGCAATATCTTGAGGAGCGGCAGCAGCAGAAGTTTCATCTTCGCCAGCAAAGCGCCGAGAGCCGCGACCGGTCCGGCGGCTCGTTTGATGGCTTTGCCGGTTCCCGACGCGGCGGGTTTTGGCGGTTCGATTACGGGTGGTGGCAGTTGCGCTGCGTCCATGAGATAAGGGTCGAGGGCATTTTTTAATTAGTCAAATTGAATCGCGATACAGCAAGGACTCGCTTGATTGCGTTATGATGATGGGCTAGTCTCAACGCAGGAGTAAGCCTCACATGAAACCGATCACGCAATTAAATGAAGCGGAACTTGAAGAGACGTTCTCGCGGGCGTCCGGGCCGGGCGGGCAAAATGTAAATAAAGTTTCGACCCGCGTGACCCTGCGGCATCTGCCGACGAATATTGCGGTGACGGTGCAGGACGCGCGTTCGCAGGGGATAAACCGGCAACTTGCGCGCGAGCGGTTATTGATGGCCTTGCAACAGCGTGAGCGCGATGCACAGGCAACGGCGCAACACGATCGTGAAAAAATCCGCCGTCAAAATGCGAAACGCCCCCGCGCGGTGAAGCGGCGAATGGTCGCAAACAAGCGGCATCGTGCGCTCATCAAAAAAGACCGGCGGCGGCAGGATGATTGAAAAAGTTTAGGCGAGCCTTCCGTATTTGCGGATCTCCGGCCAGAGAGCGGCGACGATGGCGACGACAATGATTGTGCCAACGCCGCCGGATACGACAGCAAATAGCGGCGAGGTGTAGCTTGCAACAAAGCCGGATTCAAATTCACCCATTTGATTTGAAGTGCCGATGAAAAGACTATTGACGGCGGAAACGCGACCGCGCATTTCGTCCGGCGTGAGTAGTTGAACCAAGGTATGCCGCACGACGACGCTGATATAATCCGTCGCGCCGCACAAAAAGAGCATTGCGAACGAGAGCCAGAAGTTCTTTGAAATACCAAACACGATGGTCGCAAGTCCGAAACCGACCACGGCCCAAAGAAGCGTTCGGCCAGCTTTTTGCAACGGCGGCCGATGCACGAGAATGATGGACATCAAAAGCGAGCCCATCGGCAATGCGCCTTGCAGCCAGCCCAAGCCGCTCGGCCCGACATGCAGAATGTCCCGCGCATACACCGGCAGCAACGCCGACGCGCCACCCAACAGGACGGCGAACAAATCGAGGGTGATGCTGCCGAGAACAATTTTCGTGCGATAGACGAATTTCAAACCGGCGGCGACGTTTTGCAGCGACATCGGTTCTTTGGCGGCGACTTTGTGATGGCTTCGCACCATGCCGATGAGCAGAGCGCATAAAATGGAAGCGACGACATTAATGACGTAAACCCATTTCGCCGTATGCGTGAGCGCAATGAGCGCGCCGCCAGCAGCGGGCCCGGCCACGGCGGAGACCTGGAACGAACCGCTACTCCAAGTCACGGCCTTGGCGAATTGATGGCGCTCGACAAGTTGCGGCATGAACGAAGCGCTCGCTGCCCAAAGGTAAGTGCGCGCGCCGCCGAACAAAAAGAGACACGCATACATCCACATCACCGGGGCTTGAACGAACGAGACGGCCGCGAGTCCCGCGCACGCGATAGCCACGACTAACTGCATCCAGAGAATAACGAACTTGCGGTTGTAATTATCGGCGACATGCCCTGCGGGAAAGGTAAAGAGAAACATAGGGATGAGTTGCACGAGCCCGACGAATCCCAGCGCCATGGTGGCGTTCGTGCGTTCGTAAATCTCCCAGCCCACGGCGACGGCGAGCATCTGCTGTCCAAAGGACGCGATGAAACGGCCAATCAAAT
The Verrucomicrobiia bacterium DNA segment above includes these coding regions:
- a CDS encoding site-2 protease family protein, whose product is MDAAQLPPPVIEPPKPAASGTGKAIKRAAGPVAALGALLAKMKLLLLPLLKILPYLKTGGTMFISCWLYARIWGWWYAFGFVMLIFVHECGHLIAAKRLGLKVGAPVFIPFLGALIALKQAPRNAWIEAQVGIGGPLLGALGAVACYVLYAFTGNGIFSALAFTGFFLNLFNLAPIGFLDGGRIVTALSPWLWLVGVVVIGAMMLIHFNLILLLIFVFSLPRLYSLFRKKSAVELRYYEVLPEQRWIMAILYFGLILFLVVGMFVSHVQIPHPVQAE
- a CDS encoding peptide chain release factor-like protein is translated as MKPITQLNEAELEETFSRASGPGGQNVNKVSTRVTLRHLPTNIAVTVQDARSQGINRQLARERLLMALQQRERDAQATAQHDREKIRRQNAKRPRAVKRRMVANKRHRALIKKDRRRQDD
- a CDS encoding MFS transporter, which codes for MSDASGSLEQTDPLDLKPANDPYGVLKNRDFLLYLIGRFIASFGQQMLAVAVGWEIYERTNATMALGFVGLVQLIPMFLFTFPAGHVADNYNRKFVILWMQLVVAIACAGLAAVSFVQAPVMWMYACLFLFGGARTYLWAASASFMPQLVERHQFAKAVTWSSGSFQVSAVAGPAAGGALIALTHTAKWVYVINVVASILCALLIGMVRSHHKVAAKEPMSLQNVAAGLKFVYRTKIVLGSITLDLFAVLLGGASALLPVYARDILHVGPSGLGWLQGALPMGSLLMSIILVHRPPLQKAGRTLLWAVVGFGLATIVFGISKNFWLSFAMLFLCGATDYISVVVRHTLVQLLTPDEMRGRVSAVNSLFIGTSNQMGEFESGFVASYTSPLFAVVSGGVGTIIVVAIVAALWPEIRKYGRLA